The following is a genomic window from Neomonachus schauinslandi chromosome 15, ASM220157v2, whole genome shotgun sequence.
GGGCTGGGtcatctgtcattttttttctttctttcttttttaaagatttttccatttatttgacagagagagatagtgagagcaggaacacaagcagggggagtgggagagggagaagcaggcctccgccgagcagggagcctgatgcagggctcgatcccaggaccctgggatcatgacccgagccgaaggcagacgcttagcaactgagccacccaggtgcccctcatctgtCATTTTCAGGGTGCGCCCTGCTTCTGAAAGGGTCAGTTTTGGTCATAGGCCTGAATGTTATGGTTTTCTGCCTTGATGTTTAGTGCCAGACCAGAATCACAAATTTTTTAAGATgaagtttctgttttcctggatgTGAATCCTTTTCATGTGTCAGTGGGTACCCTTTCCAAGTAAGTGTGGacagagatgattttttttaaagattttgtttatttgagagagagcgggcgagcacatgagcaggggggaggggcagagggagagggagaagcagactccccgctgagcagggagccaaatgcgggactccatcccaggatcctgggatcatgatccgagctgaaggcagacgcctaaccgactgagccactcaggcgcccaggaCAGATAATTTGAACCAAAGTGAGGAGAGGGCCAGGTTGTTGAAGAATCCTGTAATTTAGTGGAAGGTGGGAAGCCAGTGGGGGGAGCTTTCAGAAAAGCACACCtttggggacgcctgggaggctcagaagTTTCAGCggttgactcttggtttgggctcaggtcatgatctcagggtcctgggattgagccccgcatctggctctgtgctgggtgtggagcctgcttaagattctctttcttcctctccctttccttctccccttcctccctctctaaagaaaaaaaaaagacagagaaaaaaaaaaaggaaagcaaacctTTAATACTTTGTCATAGTTGAACTGATTGCAGTGTAACATACGCTGTGGGTGTGAGGCTATTGTTTTTATATCAACTTTGTGCCAGATCCACTGAGATTTAGGGCCCTTGTAAGTAAggactttttgtttattcagCTTCCCACTCCCCTTTTCTTGTATGCCTACAGCGGACTGGGTGTTGGGCGTTGGACTTGAACCAGAAAGTAGTGCCTTCGTAGAGTTGGCAGTCTAGAAAGgaattacggggcgcctgggtggctcagttggttaggcgactgccttcggctcaggtcatgatcctggagtcccgggatcgagtcccgcatcgggctacctgctcagcagggagtctgcttctccctctcccgctccccccctcttgtgctctttctctctctctctttcaaataaataaataaaatctttatttatttatttttattcttatgttaatccccatacattacatcattagttttagatgaagtgttccatgattcattgtttgtgcataacacccagtgctccatgcagaatgtgccctcctcaatacccaccaccaggctaacccatcctcccacccccctcccctctagaaccctcagtttgtttttcagagtccatcgtctctcatggttcgtctacccctccgatttcccccgcttcattcttccccaataaaatctttaaaaaaaaaaaaaaaaagaaaggaattacgATGGGGTCAGTGGCTATGCACTGTGCTGAGTGGAGGGGAGGTCAGGGAAGTCTTCCTAGAGCTGTAAGCTACGGTCTAAAGGATCAGCAGAAGTCAGCCAGGTGAAGAGGGGGTAAGAGTGTTCCGACGAGATCGGGCGTGCTCAGGGTGGGATGGCCGTAGACGTGTGCCGGTAAGAGTGTTCCGAAGCTGGTGGGGGTGGGTTACAGAGTTCAAGAGAAAGATCGGCAGGACCTCATGCTGGGGTTGCAGCTACTTGTGCTGCTTAGCGGTCTGAGTCCCACCTGGAAGGACTTGTGGACTGCACACTCACTGAGACTCTCTTTCCTCTTAGCTCTTCCTTCATAGTGTTTTTGGCTACCGAGGTGTCGTCCTGTTTCCCTGGCAGGCCAGACTATATGACCGGGATGTGGCTTCTGCAGCTCCAGAAAAGTAAGTACCCCTGTCATTGTGCCTCACAGTACCCTCAGGAGGAGGCCTGACTCATGGCTGACGTAAGTAATTGGGGTCCCGGGGGGGAATTCAACATCCTCCTGGGCCATCGGAACAGTCCCAGAGTACTTTCCGGACACCATGGAGACAAAAGTGCTGAGTGCCAGGGACAGTCTTAAAAGCCAGAGGGTCCCTCTAGGCCTCCCCAGGATGCTTTTCCAAGCTGTTCTCTATTTGCATTATAAGTAGCCCAGAAGGCGTTGAGGGActaattttcttgattttttgacATTCAGTTAGAatctttctttcaatttcttatCACTAgagtacattaaaaaagaaaaggcctaGTTCCATTAAGTAATCATAGACCACCTCAGGGATGTGAGAAGAGTGGGGTACTTGGGGCTTCAGGGATGGAACCAGCAATTTGATTTTCTCAACATGGTCCCCTTCTTCCAAGAAGCAGCCAGAGAGTAAGGCAAATGGAGACTGTGCATGGGTCCTCCATATTTCCTTGTTGGCCTCTGattggggaggggctgggcctggtGATGCTGCGCAGGTACCCAGCTGATGCCAAAGCCCCTTCAGATCAGGCACTAACTAGTCTGTCTAGGTAAGGAGGTGGTAGGGAGCTAGGGCAGGCACCACTTCTTCTCTTGGGGTGATCTTGGGCTTTTCCTCCTACCCTCTAGAGCAGAGAATCCTGCCGGCCATGGTTCTAAGGAGGTGAAAGGCAAAACTCACACTTACTATCAGGTGCTGATTGATGCCCGAGACTGTCCACATATAGTAAGTAAGCAGGATGGCTGGGCCTGGGGTTTCTTTCCATGGGAAAGGCCTGAACCtgatggggacagagggagggagaagggtcaaagagagcccagccctgggccccaagttctcaggaCTGGATAGTGACTAAGAAAATCTCTGACTCACTTCTTGCCTCAGTCTCAGAGATCTCAGACAGAAGCTGTGACTTTCTTGGCTAACCATGATGATAGCCGGGCCCTCTATGCCATCCCAGGTGAGTAGTGAGCATCTATCTGGTGTGTCTCAGAAGATTCTGATGCCTTTCCGATGTCCTTTAATCTGCTAGGAGGGATTGTAGAAGCTGAGAGTGATGGTGCCAGGCTCGTCCCACCTTGGGACAAGGCCAGGCATTGTGTTTCTTCTCAGCCTTGTTCCTCCCTTTTTCTGTGTGAGTttcactgtttcttttccctctctgtgcCAGGCCTGGACTATGTCAGCCATGAAGACATCCTTCCCTATACCTCCACTGATCAGGTTCCCATCCAGCATGAGCTGTTTGAAAGATTTCTTCTGTACGACCAGACAAAAGGTGAGCTCTCTCAAGAAGGGAAGCTGGAATGGGAGAGCCTTTTCTTCAAAGGACAATATCACAGAAGTAACTTCAAAGCTGTATATCCACAACCTTATTCAACCTCCCATTAGATCTATCAGGCGGATGGCTATTATCTCTTCCTAATAGATATGAAACGTGAGGCTCAGGGATGAGAAGAGGGCTGATTGCTAGTGAGTGGCAAAGTCAAGGTTACAGTAGGGTCTGAAGACCTGGGCTCCTCACTCCCAGCCCCTTTCTCTTCCCAGGATGTCCCGTAGCTGCTCGGGGCTTATTCTGGCCTGGTGCCTTCTTCTGGCCTGTGCTTTTGCTTCAGGTCCAGGTGCCTCGTTAACCTGGGTCGGCACTCGGAAGATTTTTCTAGGAGGGGCAGTCGGAGAACACCCGGGACTCTGGCCTGGACTAACTAGTTATCTTTTGCCCCAGCACCCCCTTTTGTGGCCCGGGAGACACTCCGGGCCTGGCAAGAGAAGAATCACCCCTGGCTGGAGCTCTCTGATGTCCACCGGGAAACGACTGAGAACATTCGTGTCACCGTCATCCCTTTCTACATGGGCATGAGGGTATGTACCTGGCCTGGGCCCCTTCCCTCGGGGTGGGCCCCCAGATTTTCTGTGGTATCCCCAGGGTGACTGTGGAGTGGGTTCTACATTTAAGCCATGTGCCTAGTGGTTCTTCCAAGTGCTGCACGTATTGGGAGGACTCCAAGATCTGGAGCAGCGAGACCCTCAGGTTCTGGGACGGAGTCCTCCAGGCTGACTCTCCCTTCTGTTCTGGTTCAAAGGCTTCCTGTTTATAAAGAATACACACATACTTGTTTAAATAAGTAGAGGCTGATCTTCACACTTTGTATGCATTAGTCAGATGTTTATTGAGCTATTTCTTGCCTGGCTGTGAGCTTCAAATAAACATGAAACCCTGTCCCTGCCTTTCAGGAGCTCATGGTAGTGGGAGAGGTTAGCAGAGAGCACATCAAGTGTTGTCATAGTGTTGGGCTCTGGGAGGGCCGAGGAGGAGGAAGGTGGCCTAAGCCAGGAGTGattgcgggggggcgggggggtgcagCAGCTAGCTGGAAGACTGGTGAGAAAGGGAAGGGCCCTGTGGCTGACTTCCATTGGCACCCAGCTCCGTTGGTGATCTTGACgggatgaggaggagggaggccaggGACGGGGCCAGGGGAGGCTGCCTTCTTTGGGGCTTGTTGGCCGTAGTCCAGTCACCATCCCACAGACACTCGTGACATTGTTCTGTCTCTGCAACCTTCCTGGAATACACCTACTCAGTTGGAGAGCTGTTGATTGGAACAGACTTGGTCCTGCCCTCTGGGacttaaattctttgttttttccccaggAAGCCCAGAATTCCCATGTCTACTGGGTGAGTgtgtgcctgggggtgggggtgggggtttggaGCGGGGGAGTTTGCCTCTGGCCGGAGGGGCCTGTGCACTGCAGGTGTCCGTCTTTGTTGCCTTTTGCTTTCCTAGAATTCTGGGTGGGCTAGCccagctctgttctttctcagCTGTGaactctctccaccccccacagTGGCGCTACTGTATCCGCTTAGAGAACCTCGACAGTGACGTGGTGCAGCTCCGGGAGCGACACTGGAGGATATTCAGTTTATCTGGCACCTTGGAGACAGTGCGAGGCCGAGGTGTGGTGGGAAGGGTGAGCATCATCAGGCTAATAATGCCCAGTTTCTGGTCCTTCCCAGCAGGCCTGGGGCTGAGTgcctgctctcctctcctctgtggCTAGGGACAGAGGCTCAGTGTGTGAATGCCTTGGGCTGTTCTGGGTGAcacctcacaacaaccccatgagataGGTTTCTTACAGCCTGATTCACAGATGAAGAGAGGTTGCGAAGTGAGTTAACTGGCGCACGGTGCCGTGGCTGATGGTGGCAGGACCTGGATCCGAATCCAAGGGTGTCTGATATCCGCACTTGTGTAGAGTCCTTGTTGCCAGCACAGAGCCTTATTAAACATACGAACATGAGTGCCCTTCGGTGggctccgccccccgccccccgccgcccccccccaccgaACCTCTGCTTCTGGttgtccttcctctgcctctttttttttttttttttgttaaagattttatttattcatttgacagagagagagctagcaagagcaggaacacaagcagggggagtgggagagggagaagccggcttcccgccgaacagggagcccgatgtggggctcgatcccaggaccgtgagatcacgacctgagctgaaggcagatgcccagcggctgagccacccaggcgccccttcctctgcctctttaCACACCTGCTGCCTCTGCTGGTCCAGAAGAGATCTGGTTTTGCAAATCCTGCACTACCCCACCCTGTTTCCTGAGAAATAGAGTCAGGAGAAATGGCCAGTGGCCACATTTAACATGTATTTATCCCCATCAGCACGGGCTTGGGAAGCAGGGTGGGATATTGAGTGAGAACAGGCCTTTGGAGTGAGATAGTTTGGCTTTGAATGCCAGCTATGTGTGGTTTACTCACCACATAACTTTGGGCCAGTTTAACCaaaaacctcagtttcttcctgttaaATGGGAGTCACACCTATTAGTCTCATAATTACCAGGAGATTTAAGTCAGCAAAAGTTTGCAGAACACCACCCTGGTCCTGGCACTCAGGCACTCCGTGAATGGACTCTGgaagggctatttttttttttttactttttttttttttttagatttttttaatttatttatttgagagagagagaatgagagatagagagcacgagagggaagagggtcagagggagaagcagactccctgctgagcagggagcccgatgcgggactcgatcctgggactccaggatcatgacctgagccgaaggcagtcgcttaaccaactgagccacccaggcaccctctggaAGGGCTATTTACAGAAGAGGTCCTATGCCCGGCATCTTTGCCCAGTGGCCTCGGATGTTGAGTGTGAGGTTCTCTTTCCCAGAAGCAGAATGCAAGGCCCACGTCAGTGGCTGTGCTCCGGGAGGTGGTACTGGCCCGCAGTCATTGTGGGAGGCCGGAGGGGGCATCGTCCTGATGAACTGGCAGCGTGTGGCCCCGGGGTACAGGGAGCTGGCCCGGCCTTACGGATTTTGCCTGAACCCTCCCAGGAACCCGTGTTATCCAAGGAGCAGCCCGCATTCCAGTATAGCAGCCACGTCTCCCTGCAGGCTTCCAGCGGCCACATGTGGTGAGTAGGCTCGTGTGAGACGGGGCGCCTCGACTCCACACACGCAGCCGCAGCTCAGAAAAGCGAGAGCTCAGAGTTTGCTGTTAATTCTGGGCCAGGTGACATCTAGAGATGGAGCTTTAGCTGCTGTTCATTCTTGGGTGGGacttgtctgatttttttctgttttctagttcCTGTGATTTCATGGACTAAGGACTTAGGCCCAAGAGGTCTGACGGTTTGGTGCTGCACTGAGTTGCCCATGTAGCTGGTTTTCCTCTGGTGGTTCACTCCTTAACCTGAAAGTATGGTTGGGTAGCTTATGCAGCGTACATCTAAGGGCCAGAATCAGGGCagctgtgtttcttcttttcatgtAGGGCCAGGAAGGGCTCTCGGGTTTCTGGACCAGTGTTATCCTGACATGAGCCAGGCTGGAGAGAGCCCATCCTCCCTCATCCTGCTGTGTTCAGTTCTGGAGCTGAGGGCCTTGGGCTCTCAAGATCCTCAGTAGGGCCTCAGCCCTCACTCCCTCTAACCCAACTTCTCTCTGACGCACAGGGGCACGTTCCGCTTCGAGAGGCCTGATGGTTCCCACTTTGATGTCCGGatccctcccttctccctagAAAGCAATAAAGATGAGAAGACACCACCCTCGGGCCTTCACTGGTAGGCCAGCTGAGGCTTGAGTGCCTAGGCTCGGCCCCTGAAGAACAGCTCTCATCCCACAATTGCTGCAGAACTCTCCACCATGGGCCACAGTGGGTCTCTTTATCGTTTGCGCCATTTGATTGTGGGGTTCTTTTTTGGTGGGTGGGTCTAATCATTTTCTCCAGAAGACCTGTGTAGGACTCCTCCAAGGCTGGCCTGCCCCGTAAGCCCTGGCTACACTGTGTTCCAGTAAACCTTTCCACCAGGACGTTTGTGTTCAGCTGCCACAGGCCTGGGGTTTCCTGGCCTGTCACACAAGTTGTTTGGAATATGAGGTTTGGTCAATAAACCAGTGCACACCTGGCCCCCCTCGCCATTTCTGCCCCCGGGGTCTCAGGCTCCCTTTTTGACGCAGTGGGGGCCCTTGGTTGCTGTCCTTGCTGCCTTTCCAGCAAACTGCCCCACCTACTAGAGtgtatctctttctctcctgagGCTGGGGCTTGGCTGGACGTCTCCCAGGGTCACTGTGCCTCTCAGCCAGTGGGGTGGGGACTAGACTGGACTCCTGTTGTCTTTACCCTCTGCCAGATGCTGAGCAGGAGGCCAGCATCAGGCTCGGGCTCTCAGCACTGGCCACCATTGACATCGCTGGCCTCCTTGGGCCTGGGACGGAGTGAGGCAAGCAGTGTGAGTTCCCTGGAATAATAGGCCTGCCAGCCGCGAGCTTCTGTCTGTCAGGCCTTTCCAGACCGCAAATGCAGAAACTTAGCCGAGGAGGGGACTGAGCCAAGCTACTTTCTGAGCCGCTCGCAAATCTCCAAGAGCCAGAGATGAAATGTGCTGCATTTTCCCCCGAATCTTAGAGATTCCTGCTTCCCTACTACCATATAGTGATTGTTAAGAGGTCGTTTTATTCTTGAATAATATTAAATCTCAGTTCCAGCCCTTATTAGTGTTGTCCTTAATCCTCCACCAGGGGGAGCCTGGGTTGCAGGGCAACCGAGTGCAGTAGGATTTCCGACTCGGGGCGAACACAAGCTGATGAGCGGGAGGAATACAAGAACTTTGTCCACAGCAGTGAGCTGACCCAGCTCGAAGCACCGCAAGCACCGCACCACTGCGGCGCAACacaattttattagaaattagtGTCGGTTTCCATCACCCATGCTGAGCAACAAGGGATTGCAGTTAAGGGACAAAGGAGACCTTCTCTCGTGGCAGGACCTGGGCCATCCTTTAGGCAGACATTGGTCAGATAAGAAATGGAATAAAACCCAGTCCTGGTACCTGTGGTGAACAGCAGGCTTCCAGTTTTCTCAGAAACCAAGAAGGTTTGACCTTCATCCACACTCTTTGCTTTCCCTTGGGCTGCTCCGAGTTGAAAAATTCACACAGCCAAGAGCTGCTTTCTGAGCGGGGCTGAGAAACGCAAAGAAAATTCCCCCAACCCTTATGCCACAAAGTCCGATTAAAGAAGCTGACTTCAGTGATTTCAATGTTAGTATTTTTCTTAAGACCAGGGAGATATTTTTGATCAGTCCAGGATTACTGTGCTTTCTCAGGAAAAAAGAATAGTCACCACCGAGAGAGTTGAGGATCTAAATGTCAGAGCAGCAAAGAGGCTGCAGGGCCGGGGAGGTCAAAGGACAGGCATTAAAATACCTCAGTGGGAAGGTATTTGAGTATTAGAGGCTTTGAGTATTAGAGGCCTCAGGAGGGCAGCGGAGGAAATAGGCCAGAGGCCTCAGGCAGAAGCATTCCAGTCTCTGTGGGAAAGCCACAAAGCCAAAGGCGGAATCTGGCCAAAGAAATGGATTTGTCTTCACCTCTACTCCAGGGAGGGCTGGGTGAAGTGTTCCGAGCTGATGACCAGGGTGCCTCACCTGGAAGTCTACATTTGCAAGGCTGTGACAAGCGTCAAATGCCTGGTTAGTCACACTTCCCCTGCCCCATCATGTCATTTCAGGTCCTTGTAGGGGTCTACGAACCCGGGCCTAGCATTTGCCCATAGGCCATAAGCAGGCCACTTAGCTAAGCGACAGTCGtcaggagccaggagcctgataacTGGCACTCCTTCCCGAGTGGCTACCGCTCAGCGGCTGTGGGGTTTTCTTAGGCTGGCTGAGCAGCTCCCAGCCTGATGGCATTCCTTTGGAAAAGAATTCGGATGAGCAGCCTCCCAAAGGGCCACGCCAAACAGAAGGTAGTGAAAAAAAGTCCCAAGGAGTAACTTGCATCCTTGCCCAAGAGCTGGGCCTTGGCATCTCCATGGCCACATCACCCAGCCTTTGAAGGGCCTTAGGCTGCTCCCATCACCCTGCGTCCAGACTCAACGCTGGGCAGaacaccaccacctccccccaccccagccgggACACAAAACCAACAGTATGGGGCGGGCAGGGGCCATGTGGCCAAGCACATGCCACCTCTGCACAGGGCTGCTGGGAACGCAGAGCTCACGTTCACTGTCCTCAGCTCGTGGGCGTCTTGAGTGCGGTGCCCACGGGCCCCACAGCCTTCCCGCTGCGGCTCATGCTCCTGGCCCCTGTAACAGCCCTTTGGCTTTCCAGAAAGTAAAGCAAAGCATACCTTGGAGCTGAGGGCAAGAGAATCAAAAAGAGCAATCATGTTAGGCCCCAGGACTCCATCACGTGACCTGAAAATGTCCTTTCTCATGGGCATCATTAGGACTAcaattcccttccttcctgtccaTGCTCTCTGGGCCGGCTGCTTGGCCAGCCCAGCAAAGCCAAAGTTAGTCcgtattttgttttattgcttctCTAGCCCCTCTCTCAGACGGATTCTGGAGGgaagaggggttagggtcagaaaAAGTTGATGCGTGTCAGGGCGGAATACAAATCTCCTGAATAAAAGTACAAAGTGCTTTAAAGAAACAGATGTCAAAGGCATCAAGGAAGGCCAAAGGTTCTGCCCTCTACCCAGGGTCTTGGCACCCTAGAGGGGTAGCACAAATACCTATTCCCCTCATTATTAGACTCAAAACTATTCATTTcctagataattttttaaaaaccaaaatcatGAAGCCTGTGCTTAAACACCTAGGGAAAAAGGAGCCCCACCTTCTGTAAGAAACTGGGCCTCCACAGCACCAGAACGAGCTCGTTCCCCATGGACCTCCCCAGAGGCCTAAAGGTAGCCCTTCAGTGGAGCAAAAGGACACTCAGCAAGGGGGCAAGGGGATTGTTCTCGTGGGAGGTGGGCAGGTCAGTCCATTCGCCCCAGGGGCAGACGCAGCTCCTGTCAGGAAGGGTGAGCAAAGGGTCCAGGACCCGGACATCCGGAAGTGCTCAGGGAGCAGGGCAAACAATGTGGTCCCTCTCCTGCTCAGGCCCTCTGCCTTCCTGTCAGGCCTCTGGGCGCTGGAGCAGAAACCCAGCCAGCAGCAGCGTGGGGCGGCCAGCGGGGCAGGGTTCCACAGGAGGGGAGACAGGGTGGCCCG
Proteins encoded in this region:
- the POLDIP2 gene encoding polymerase delta-interacting protein 2 isoform X1, with amino-acid sequence MAGCVARRALAVGSRWWSRSLTGVRGPRPLCASGGAGAFPPEATTTTRRHLSSRNRPEGKVLETVGVFEVPKQNGKYETGQLFLHSVFGYRGVVLFPWQARLYDRDVASAAPEKAENPAGHGSKEVKGKTHTYYQVLIDARDCPHISQRSQTEAVTFLANHDDSRALYAIPGLDYVSHEDILPYTSTDQVPIQHELFERFLLYDQTKAPPFVARETLRAWQEKNHPWLELSDVHRETTENIRVTVIPFYMGMREAQNSHVYWWRYCIRLENLDSDVVQLRERHWRIFSLSGTLETVRGRGVVGREPVLSKEQPAFQYSSHVSLQASSGHMWGTFRFERPDGSHFDVRIPPFSLESNKDEKTPPSGLHW
- the POLDIP2 gene encoding polymerase delta-interacting protein 2 isoform X2, producing the protein MAGCVARRALAVGSRWWSRSLTGVRGPRPLCASGGAGAFPPEATTTTRRHLSSRNRPEGKVLETVGVFEVPKQNGKYETGQARLYDRDVASAAPEKAENPAGHGSKEVKGKTHTYYQVLIDARDCPHISQRSQTEAVTFLANHDDSRALYAIPGLDYVSHEDILPYTSTDQVPIQHELFERFLLYDQTKAPPFVARETLRAWQEKNHPWLELSDVHRETTENIRVTVIPFYMGMREAQNSHVYWWRYCIRLENLDSDVVQLRERHWRIFSLSGTLETVRGRGVVGREPVLSKEQPAFQYSSHVSLQASSGHMWGTFRFERPDGSHFDVRIPPFSLESNKDEKTPPSGLHW